A part of Desulfotomaculum nigrificans DSM 574 genomic DNA contains:
- a CDS encoding dicarboxylate/amino acid:cation symporter → MAEKKKMSLGLKVIIGLILGLIVGYVSQSLGLKLEILGKAFIRMIQMVIVPLVFPLIVLGVAGMHDTKKLGRVAVKTLVYFEVVTTIIIVIGVLVAKITNVGAGFGHMAADTAGLDKLQKGIDMQNFLLEIIPKNIIQSMADGKLLPVIFFGIFVGLALVAIGEKGKPVIHLFESWTQAMFKVIGYAVSFAPIGVFGFVAFSVAKYGVKSLMALGQFVLVAYLSFLVVALVLMPIIALIFKVPYRSLMKNTWDLILLSFTTRSSEVALPLLVDRLEKFGANRSITSFVLPTGYSFNLDGASIYASVAVIFISHAFNVPLSNAQIFTIIFMLMVMTKGLAGVPSAVLVVLLATATEMGLPPEGVALLMAVDFFVDMGRTALNVIGNSLATVVIANWEGEFKHNANMTVEKASVAS, encoded by the coding sequence ATGGCTGAGAAAAAGAAAATGAGTCTGGGGCTTAAAGTTATTATTGGGTTAATCCTCGGTCTCATCGTAGGTTATGTAAGTCAATCTCTGGGTCTAAAGTTAGAGATCCTTGGTAAAGCATTTATCCGTATGATTCAAATGGTTATTGTACCCCTGGTGTTCCCGTTGATTGTGCTTGGTGTTGCCGGGATGCACGACACCAAAAAACTGGGCCGGGTGGCTGTTAAAACCCTGGTTTATTTTGAGGTTGTGACAACAATCATCATCGTAATTGGTGTTTTAGTAGCTAAGATCACCAATGTAGGTGCCGGCTTTGGTCATATGGCTGCTGATACCGCCGGTTTGGATAAGCTCCAAAAGGGTATCGACATGCAGAATTTTCTGTTAGAAATCATTCCTAAAAACATTATCCAGTCCATGGCTGACGGCAAGCTGCTGCCGGTAATCTTCTTTGGTATCTTTGTTGGTCTGGCCCTGGTGGCCATCGGTGAAAAGGGCAAGCCCGTAATTCACCTCTTTGAATCCTGGACCCAGGCTATGTTTAAAGTAATTGGGTATGCCGTTTCCTTTGCTCCCATTGGTGTATTTGGTTTTGTGGCCTTCAGTGTGGCCAAGTACGGCGTGAAGAGCTTAATGGCTCTGGGCCAGTTTGTACTGGTGGCTTACCTGTCCTTCCTCGTAGTGGCGTTAGTTCTAATGCCAATCATTGCCTTAATCTTTAAAGTTCCTTACAGATCTCTGATGAAAAACACTTGGGATTTGATACTGCTCTCCTTCACCACCCGTAGTTCTGAAGTGGCTCTGCCCTTGCTGGTTGACCGTTTGGAAAAATTTGGCGCTAACCGATCCATTACTTCTTTCGTGCTGCCCACTGGTTATTCATTCAACCTGGACGGTGCTAGTATTTATGCCAGTGTAGCCGTAATCTTTATATCCCATGCCTTTAATGTGCCATTAAGTAATGCTCAGATTTTTACCATTATCTTTATGCTGATGGTAATGACCAAAGGTTTGGCCGGCGTTCCCTCCGCAGTGCTGGTGGTACTGTTAGCCACTGCCACCGAAATGGGTTTGCCCCCGGAAGGTGTGGCACTGCTGATGGCAGTAGATTTCTTCGTAGATATGGGACGTACTGCCCTGAACGTAATTGGTAACTCTCTGGCCACTGTAGTAATAGCTAACTGGGAAGGCGAATTTAAGCACAATGCTAATATGACTGTTGAAAAAGCCTCTGTTGCTTCTTAA
- a CDS encoding helix-turn-helix transcriptional regulator: MSEGLADIHPKLQGLIPIAKGIAETFGKYCEVAVHDLRNPETSLIYVAGSITNRKKGAPITNVVLENIRKYGHECRDLIGYKNVTKDGRLLKSSTIFTRDSDGKIIGCLCINYDITELLIHKGHIEEFTSFGEEFQTTNESELFASDITEVLDAMINQVINNIGIPVAMMQKEDKIQVVRELDLKGVFMIKGAVDKVAVMLGVSRYTIYNYLEEDRSNRVHNII, encoded by the coding sequence ATGAGCGAGGGCTTGGCAGATATCCACCCCAAACTACAGGGCCTTATCCCCATAGCCAAAGGTATTGCGGAAACCTTTGGTAAGTACTGTGAGGTAGCTGTTCATGATTTGCGCAATCCAGAAACATCACTGATATATGTGGCTGGAAGCATCACTAATCGTAAAAAGGGTGCGCCCATTACCAATGTTGTTTTAGAAAACATCCGCAAATATGGCCATGAGTGTCGTGACCTGATTGGCTACAAAAACGTGACCAAGGATGGCCGTCTTCTAAAATCTTCAACTATCTTTACCCGGGACAGTGATGGAAAAATAATTGGCTGTTTATGTATTAATTACGATATTACAGAATTGCTAATTCACAAAGGCCATATAGAGGAATTTACCTCCTTTGGTGAAGAGTTTCAGACAACTAACGAAAGTGAGCTTTTTGCCTCAGATATCACCGAAGTATTAGATGCCATGATTAACCAGGTAATTAACAACATAGGCATACCGGTGGCTATGATGCAAAAAGAGGATAAAATTCAAGTGGTGCGTGAACTTGACCTGAAAGGTGTGTTCATGATTAAGGGAGCGGTGGATAAAGTCGCCGTAATGTTGGGAGTGTCCCGGTACACCATCTACAACTATCTGGAAGAGGACCGGTCTAACCGGGTTCATAACATAATTTAA
- a CDS encoding threonine synthase: MSYVTHLECAKCGKHYNSEEVHQLCECGGPLLVRYDLERVKENFRKEDLKDREPSLWRYWELLPLRDRKNMVSLGEGMTPIIKMEAAGPEIGLNNLYLKDEGIIPSGTFKSRGATVGVSRAKELGIKVLAMPTNGNAGAAWATYGARAGIKSVIVMPKDAPEITRNECAIAGADLYLVDGLISDAGKIVGRAVKKYGWFDVSTLKEPYRIEGKKTMGLEIAEQFNWEVPDVILYPTGGGVGIIGIYKALRELQAIGWIGEKMPRLVAVQAEGCAPIVKAYNEKKTESEFWNNAHTCAFGITVPKALGDFLVLDAVYKTNGCAIAISDEDLLKAQATLAAKEGAFVCPEGASLYSAAQKLREQGWLKADEKVVMLNTGTGLKYPETVKVNVPLLQPEDDIPEA; this comes from the coding sequence ATGAGCTACGTAACACATCTGGAATGCGCCAAATGCGGCAAACACTACAACAGTGAAGAAGTTCATCAACTGTGTGAGTGTGGCGGCCCTTTACTGGTTCGCTACGATTTGGAACGTGTAAAGGAAAACTTTCGCAAAGAAGATTTAAAAGATCGCGAACCAAGCCTGTGGCGTTACTGGGAACTGCTTCCCCTGCGGGATAGAAAGAACATGGTTTCCCTGGGTGAAGGTATGACCCCTATTATTAAAATGGAAGCAGCCGGTCCGGAGATTGGTTTAAACAATCTTTACCTGAAGGACGAAGGCATCATTCCTTCCGGAACCTTTAAATCCAGGGGTGCTACAGTGGGTGTATCCCGGGCGAAAGAGCTTGGTATCAAGGTGCTGGCTATGCCCACCAACGGTAACGCCGGTGCTGCCTGGGCCACCTATGGTGCCAGAGCCGGTATTAAATCGGTTATTGTGATGCCCAAGGATGCCCCGGAAATTACCCGTAACGAGTGTGCTATTGCCGGTGCCGACCTCTACCTGGTGGACGGTTTAATCAGTGACGCCGGAAAAATCGTAGGCCGGGCTGTTAAAAAGTACGGTTGGTTCGATGTTTCCACCTTAAAAGAGCCCTACCGGATTGAAGGTAAAAAGACCATGGGGCTGGAAATTGCTGAGCAGTTTAACTGGGAGGTTCCCGATGTCATCCTTTATCCCACCGGTGGCGGTGTAGGTATCATCGGTATTTACAAAGCCCTGCGGGAACTGCAAGCCATCGGGTGGATCGGTGAAAAAATGCCCCGCTTGGTAGCTGTCCAAGCAGAAGGATGCGCCCCCATTGTTAAGGCATACAACGAGAAGAAAACTGAGTCCGAATTTTGGAACAACGCTCATACCTGTGCCTTTGGTATCACCGTACCCAAAGCCCTGGGTGACTTCCTGGTATTAGATGCTGTTTACAAAACCAATGGCTGTGCTATTGCCATCAGTGATGAAGATCTGTTAAAAGCTCAGGCTACCCTGGCCGCTAAAGAAGGCGCCTTCGTTTGCCCGGAAGGTGCTTCCCTGTACAGCGCGGCTCAGAAACTGAGAGAGCAAGGTTGGCTCAAGGCCGATGAAAAAGTAGTTATGCTTAACACCGGTACCGGTTTGAAATATCCTGAAACCGTTAAGGTAAATGTCCCTTTACTGCAGCCGGAAGATGATATTCCGGAAGCCTAA
- a CDS encoding RidA family protein has protein sequence MEKVIISTDKAPAAIGPYSQAVKVGNLMFISGQIPIDPATGNVVEGGVQAQTQQCIKNLQAICEAAGATLKDVVKTTVFVKDMAQFAKVNETYGEFFKEEAPARACVEVSCLPKNVLVEIEAIVLVK, from the coding sequence ATGGAAAAGGTTATCATCAGTACCGATAAGGCTCCTGCAGCCATCGGACCATATTCCCAGGCAGTTAAAGTGGGCAATTTAATGTTTATCTCAGGTCAAATCCCCATTGACCCTGCCACCGGTAATGTAGTGGAAGGAGGTGTGCAAGCTCAAACCCAACAATGCATCAAAAATCTTCAGGCCATTTGCGAAGCAGCCGGCGCCACACTTAAAGATGTTGTTAAAACCACTGTTTTCGTAAAGGACATGGCCCAGTTTGCTAAAGTTAATGAGACTTACGGGGAGTTCTTCAAGGAAGAAGCACCTGCTCGGGCTTGCGTGGAAGTTTCCTGCTTACCCAAGAACGTGCTGGTGGAAATTGAGGCTATCGTTTTAGTTAAATAG
- the pdxS gene encoding pyridoxal 5'-phosphate synthase lyase subunit PdxS has product MVEKGTWTLKKGLAEMLKGGVIMDVTTPEQAKIAEAAGACAVMALERVPADIRAAGGVARMADPTIIKRIQDAVTIPVMAKARIGHFVEAQILQALGVDYIDESEVLTPADDQFHINKHEFTVPFVCGARSLGEALRRIGEGAAMIRTKGEPGTGNVVEAVRHMRKVMSEIRRLQNLPKEELMTAAKEMQAPYELVLQVAELGRLPVVNFAAGGIATPADAALMMQLGCDGVFVGSGIFKSADPAARAKAIVAATTHYMDAQILAEISRDLGEAMPGLEISTIAATDRMQERGW; this is encoded by the coding sequence GTGGTAGAAAAAGGAACATGGACTTTAAAAAAGGGTCTGGCTGAGATGCTTAAGGGAGGAGTAATTATGGATGTTACTACTCCGGAACAGGCTAAAATTGCGGAGGCAGCAGGGGCCTGTGCAGTCATGGCCCTGGAGCGGGTGCCGGCGGATATCAGGGCAGCCGGCGGGGTGGCCCGGATGGCTGACCCCACCATTATCAAAAGAATTCAAGATGCCGTCACCATTCCGGTAATGGCCAAGGCCCGTATCGGGCATTTCGTGGAGGCCCAAATTCTGCAGGCCCTGGGTGTTGATTATATTGATGAAAGTGAAGTGCTGACACCGGCAGATGATCAGTTTCATATTAATAAGCATGAATTCACCGTACCCTTTGTTTGTGGGGCCCGCAGCTTGGGGGAGGCCCTGCGCCGCATTGGGGAAGGGGCAGCCATGATTAGAACCAAGGGTGAACCGGGTACCGGCAATGTGGTGGAAGCAGTTCGCCACATGCGCAAAGTAATGAGCGAAATTCGCAGACTGCAAAATCTGCCCAAGGAAGAACTAATGACTGCGGCCAAGGAAATGCAGGCTCCCTATGAACTGGTACTGCAGGTGGCCGAGCTGGGCCGCCTGCCGGTGGTTAATTTTGCGGCCGGCGGTATTGCCACTCCGGCCGATGCCGCGCTAATGATGCAGCTGGGCTGTGACGGTGTTTTTGTGGGTTCCGGCATTTTTAAGTCTGCTGACCCGGCTGCCCGGGCTAAAGCCATTGTGGCTGCCACCACCCACTACATGGACGCCCAAATCCTGGCGGAAATTTCCCGGGATCTGGGGGAAGCCATGCCCGGCCTGGAAATCAGCACCATCGCTGCCACTGACAGAATGCAAGAGCGTGGTTGGTAG